A genomic segment from Bufo bufo chromosome 8, aBufBuf1.1, whole genome shotgun sequence encodes:
- the LOC121009230 gene encoding peptidoglycan-recognition protein SC2-like — protein MIRLILLLAAACVMAYGCPSIISKSSWSTRNTNCRTALKTPVPWVIIHHTVTPTCTSRAACTTQLRNILNYHTRTNKWCDIGYNFIIGNDGNIYEGRGWSKHGSHAKGSNALSIGIAFIGNFQNGLPSQAAINAAKRLIECGVNLKRIRRNHTVKGHLDVFSTACPGNALYNNIKTWARFKSGKQSLP, from the exons ATGATTCGGCTCATACTACTCCTGGCGGCCGCCTGCGTTATGGCATATG GATGTCCCAGTATCATCAGTAAGTCAAGCTGGAGTACAAGAAATACAAACTGCAGAACTGCATTAAAAACTCCGGTCCCTTGGGTGATCATCCATCATACAGtcaccccgacctgcacgtcaagAGCTGCTTGCACCACACAGCTGAGGAACATTCTAAACTATCACACCCGTACTAATAAATGGTGTGATATTGGTTACAA CTTTATCATTGGCAATGACGGCAACATATATGAAGGTCGTGGCTGGTCAAAACATGGGTCTCATGCCAAAGGTTCCAACGCTCTATCCATTGGGATTGCTTTTATTGGAAACTTTCAGA ACGGTCTTCCATCTCAAGCAGCCATAAACGCAGCCAAACGTCTCATCGAATGTGGGGTCAACCTCAAGAGGATCAGAAGGAACCACACCGTGAAGGGTCATCTCGATGTCTTCAGCACTGCGTGTCCTGGAAATGCTTTATATAATAACATCAAAACATGGGCCAGGTTCAAGTCTGGCAAGCAGTCATTGCCATAG